The nucleotide sequence ATCACATGCTTGAATATCAGATTGGCTTCTCCAAGCTGATATCTGTGTATCATTATCAGTCACGTAGAACAAAGATTGTTGATTCATATCGTGGTGAGATGGTGTAATCTTTCAAAGCTAGCATTGCAGGAAAGCAGCATCGTTATGTTCAGAGACAGAAGCTCATATCTGTTTATGGTCCAATaattagatgttttttgttcCCTGCAGCTCTTATTTTTGAAGGTACTCTGAACCCGGTTCACCCAAACACTATTGGGAGCATTGACCCTCACTGTCAAGTTGGAGATGTAGTTCAAGGTAAATATGAATTGTGCTTGGAGTTAAATGGGTTAAATAAACTATCAAATTTGActtaaaatggaaacaaaagttTTGGTCTTTGATGTGGGggcagttttcttttaatgaacTTCTTTGACACCAGAattgtgctgtgtttttgtttttttgacattattatcCCCCTTTTTTGTCGCTCAGATGCCTTCCACAGTGCCAAGATGCTGTGTGACCAGTACTACCTCCGCTCCCCTGATCTGATCCTGCAGGAGATGTGCAGTAAGCTTACATTAATTTAATCCGCCAGGTTAAGCACAAACCCAATTTTACCCTTAATGCCTGCACCCCACGGTCCAGAGGTCCTTGTTGTTTGTTCGAGAGATTTAAATGAAGAGCAAATGGAGCCAAATCCTCtgtgtgcacatacagtatgagtGTTTGTATACAGATTAACGCTCAGCCAGGTGGACCTGAGAGGCCTCTAATTATAGCACTGAAGCTCAAGTAAAGGCTAAATGAGCGCGGCTCACTGCATCAGACAATATTGACACACAGAGCCtttcctctccatcctctcaAACCGTGAAGCTCTGCAGAATAATTGGAAAACAACCACGAGTGGTGAGGataatgaattttaaatgtttttttgtgcaggcaagaagaagaagaacctTCCAATGACCATCGTATACGTGCCCTCTCACCTTTATCACATGCTGTTTGAGCTCTTCAAGGTTTGACATCCTTTGATTTTGAATTAAAGACTGATAAATACAATTTATAAATTACTTTAAtaaggctttatttttattttcatagaaTGCAATGAGGGCCACCATTGAGACACACGACAATAGCAACAGCCTTCCACCCATTCAAGTCCTGGTGTCACTTGGAGACGAGGACTTGTCAATCAAGGTGGGTTGCTAATTACAGTGCAGCTTCTTGAAATTGTCATAAtcttgttgttattttggtgAATATGTAATTTGCATATTCAGACTCTTTTCACGCATA is from Plectropomus leopardus isolate mb unplaced genomic scaffold, YSFRI_Pleo_2.0 unplaced_scaffold17888, whole genome shotgun sequence and encodes:
- the LOC121964955 gene encoding pyruvate dehydrogenase (acetyl-transferring) kinase isozyme 2, mitochondrial-like, with translation FVDALVTIRNRHNDVVPTMAQGIIEYKEAFPQDPVTNQNIQYFLDRFYMSRISIRMLINQHTLIFEGTLNPVHPNTIGSIDPHCQVGDVVQDAFHSAKMLCDQYYLRSPDLILQEMCSKKKKNLPMTIVYVPSHLYHMLFELFKNAMRATIETHDNSNSLPPIQVLVSLGDEDLSIKDVLLLVLMDTCTASDSAHDKESTAKSEVV